The following proteins come from a genomic window of Blastococcus sp. HT6-30:
- a CDS encoding RNA degradosome polyphosphate kinase has translation MPSQSASRTSALPADRYLNRELSWLDFNSRVLELAEDDSLPLLERVKFLAIFASNLDEFYMVRIAGLKRRRSTGLTVRSPDGLTIREQLERVTTRTQELVQRHSDVFNKDVLPRLEETGIRIVHWEDLEEDAMRRLRDYFRDQVFPVLTPLAVDPAHPFPYISGLSLNLAVSVQDPDSNTPRFARLKVPNNVPRFVPVASQDDTVIFLPLEDLIAAHLPQLFPGLDVLDHHFFRVTRNADVEVEEDRDEDLLQALERELARRRFGPAVRLEVAEPMDPRILEVLISELEVSPADVVHVPGLLDLASLMALYDLDRPELKDEPFVPATHPRLSEGETPKSVFATLREGDVLVHHPYHSFATSVQRFIEQAAADPNVLAIKQTLYRTSGDSPIVNALIEAAEAGKQVVVLVEIKARFDEEANISWARSLERAGCHVVYGLVGLKTHCKTALVVRREQGMIRRYCHIGTGNYNPKTARIYEDFGILTADPRVGADLTDLFNVLTGYSRQTNYRTLMVAPHGIRNGLVEKIRREARHAGDGRPSGIRIKANSVVDERLIDALYEASRAGVPVELFVRGICALRPGVPGLSETIRVRSIVGRFLEHSRVISFLNGGEPEWWIGSADLMHRNLDRRVEVLLRVCDEAARRQLEETLSPAMEPGVRSWELRSDGQWDRLEGRDYQAELMHRIHELAG, from the coding sequence GTGCCTTCCCAGAGCGCGTCCCGGACCAGTGCCCTGCCCGCCGACCGGTACCTGAACCGAGAGCTGTCCTGGCTGGACTTCAACTCCCGCGTCCTGGAGCTGGCGGAGGACGACTCGCTCCCGCTGCTGGAGCGGGTCAAGTTCCTCGCCATCTTCGCCAGCAACCTCGACGAGTTCTACATGGTGCGCATCGCCGGGCTGAAGCGCCGGCGGAGCACCGGCCTCACGGTCCGCTCGCCCGACGGGCTGACCATCCGCGAGCAGCTGGAGCGGGTGACCACCCGCACCCAGGAGCTGGTGCAGCGGCACTCCGACGTCTTCAACAAGGACGTGCTGCCCCGCCTCGAGGAGACCGGCATCCGGATCGTCCACTGGGAGGACCTGGAGGAGGACGCGATGCGCCGGCTCCGGGACTACTTCCGCGACCAGGTCTTCCCGGTGCTCACCCCGCTCGCCGTCGACCCGGCTCACCCGTTCCCCTACATCAGCGGCCTGTCGCTGAACCTCGCGGTGTCGGTGCAGGACCCCGACTCCAACACCCCCCGCTTTGCGCGGCTGAAGGTGCCCAACAACGTGCCGCGGTTCGTGCCGGTCGCCTCGCAGGACGACACGGTGATCTTCCTGCCGCTCGAGGACCTCATCGCCGCGCACCTCCCCCAGCTCTTCCCGGGGCTCGACGTGCTCGACCACCACTTCTTCCGCGTCACCCGCAACGCCGACGTCGAGGTCGAGGAGGACCGCGACGAGGACCTGCTGCAGGCTCTGGAGCGCGAGCTGGCCCGGCGCCGGTTCGGGCCCGCGGTGCGCCTGGAGGTCGCCGAGCCGATGGACCCGCGGATCCTCGAGGTCCTCATCTCCGAGCTCGAGGTCTCCCCCGCGGACGTCGTCCACGTGCCCGGGCTGCTCGACCTCGCCTCGCTCATGGCGCTCTACGACCTCGACCGGCCGGAGCTCAAGGACGAGCCGTTCGTCCCCGCCACGCACCCGCGCCTGTCCGAGGGCGAGACGCCCAAGAGCGTCTTCGCGACCCTCCGCGAGGGCGACGTGCTGGTCCACCACCCGTACCACTCGTTCGCCACCAGCGTGCAGCGGTTCATCGAGCAGGCCGCCGCCGACCCGAACGTGCTCGCCATCAAGCAGACGCTGTACCGCACGTCCGGGGACTCCCCGATCGTCAACGCGCTGATCGAGGCCGCCGAGGCCGGCAAGCAGGTCGTGGTCCTCGTCGAGATCAAGGCCCGGTTCGACGAGGAGGCCAACATCAGCTGGGCCCGCTCGCTGGAGCGGGCCGGGTGCCACGTCGTCTACGGGCTGGTGGGGCTGAAGACGCACTGCAAGACGGCGCTGGTGGTCCGCCGGGAGCAGGGCATGATCCGGCGGTACTGCCACATCGGTACGGGCAACTACAACCCGAAGACCGCCCGGATCTACGAGGACTTCGGCATCCTCACCGCCGACCCCCGGGTGGGCGCCGACCTGACCGACCTGTTCAACGTGCTCACCGGCTACTCGCGGCAGACCAACTACCGCACGCTCATGGTGGCCCCGCACGGCATCCGCAACGGCCTGGTCGAGAAGATCCGCCGCGAGGCCCGGCACGCCGGCGACGGGCGCCCCTCGGGCATCCGCATCAAGGCGAACTCGGTCGTCGACGAGCGCCTCATCGACGCCCTCTACGAGGCCTCGCGGGCCGGTGTGCCGGTGGAGCTCTTCGTCCGCGGCATCTGCGCCCTGCGCCCGGGCGTCCCCGGGCTGTCGGAGACCATCCGGGTGCGCTCGATCGTCGGGCGGTTCCTCGAGCACTCCCGGGTGATCTCGTTCCTCAACGGCGGCGAGCCGGAGTGGTGGATCGGCAGCGCCGACCTCATGCACCGCAACCTCGATCGCCGGGTCGAGGTGCTGCTCCGGGTCTGCGACGAGGCGGCCCGCAGGCAGCTGGAGGAGACGCTCAGCCCGGCCATGGAGCCGGGCGTGCGGTCCTGGGAGCTGCGCAGCGACGGGCAGTGGGACCGGCTGGAGGGGCGGGACTACCAGGCAGAGCTGATGCACCGGATCCATGAGCTCGCCGGCTGA
- a CDS encoding bifunctional NUDIX hydrolase/histidine phosphatase family protein, with protein sequence MSSPAEPRPVAAAGGVVWRPAGDDGVEIAVVHRPRYDDWSLPKGKLDAGEHALAAACREVVEETGLRILAGRRGPTTQYAAGGVPKHVDYWLMRCAGGSFRANDEVDELRWLAPADAAELVTHDHDRLVIADAARTDVPREVSLLLVRHGRAGSKQDFDGPDELRPLDDRGRRQAQQLAEALPLFGPAAIASAPPLRCRSTVDPLAQLLGLDVPVRPELGEEGFADDPQAALAAVEQLLVPRADGGVTVLCSQGGVIPSVLQALGVHGHGVRGLLPPAAKGSVWALGGRPGALVADYYRNFEPDPDAPLPQRAGSAVGSQAGRAAS encoded by the coding sequence ATGAGCTCGCCGGCTGAGCCGCGGCCCGTCGCGGCCGCCGGCGGGGTCGTGTGGCGGCCGGCCGGCGACGACGGCGTCGAGATCGCCGTCGTCCACCGTCCCCGCTACGACGACTGGTCGCTGCCCAAGGGCAAGCTCGACGCCGGTGAGCACGCACTGGCCGCGGCGTGCCGCGAGGTGGTCGAGGAGACCGGCCTGCGCATCCTCGCCGGACGCCGCGGGCCGACGACGCAGTACGCCGCCGGCGGCGTGCCCAAGCACGTGGACTACTGGCTCATGCGCTGCGCGGGCGGCTCCTTCCGCGCCAACGACGAGGTGGACGAGCTGCGCTGGCTCGCCCCCGCCGACGCCGCCGAGCTGGTCACCCACGACCACGACCGGCTGGTGATCGCCGACGCCGCCCGCACCGACGTGCCGCGCGAGGTGAGCCTGCTCCTGGTCCGCCACGGCCGCGCCGGGAGCAAGCAGGATTTCGACGGCCCGGACGAGCTGCGCCCGCTGGACGACCGGGGGCGGCGGCAGGCGCAGCAGCTGGCCGAGGCGCTGCCCCTCTTCGGCCCCGCGGCGATCGCCTCGGCGCCGCCGCTGCGCTGCCGCTCGACCGTGGATCCCCTCGCGCAGCTGTTGGGCCTGGACGTGCCCGTCCGGCCCGAGTTGGGCGAGGAGGGCTTCGCGGACGACCCGCAGGCCGCGCTCGCCGCGGTGGAGCAGCTGCTCGTCCCCCGGGCCGACGGCGGTGTCACCGTGCTGTGCAGCCAGGGCGGGGTGATCCCGTCGGTGCTCCAGGCGCTCGGGGTGCACGGCCACGGCGTCCGCGGTCTGCTCCCGCCGGCCGCCAAGGGCAGCGTGTGGGCCCTCGGCGGCCGGCCGGGAGCGCTGGTCGCGGACTACTACCGCAACTTCGAGCCCGACCCGGACGCCCCGCTGCCTCAGCGGGCGGGCAGCGCCGTCGGGAGCCAGGCCGGGCGCGCCGCCTCGTAG
- the leuD gene encoding 3-isopropylmalate dehydratase small subunit, with protein sequence MDAFTTHTGTAAPLRRSAVDTDQIIPAEYLKRITRTGFEDGLFIAWRTNEPDFVLNQPEYADASILVAGPDFGTGSSREHANWALLDGGFRVVISSRFADIFRNNSTKSGLLTVVLPQADVEALWTAIEADPATPVTVDLQAKQVTWGSARAGAERAVPFEIDDYTRWRLLEGLDDVGLTERHLDDIESYEAARPAWLPTALPAR encoded by the coding sequence GTGGACGCCTTCACCACCCACACCGGGACCGCCGCGCCCCTGCGCCGCAGCGCCGTCGACACCGACCAGATCATCCCGGCCGAGTACCTCAAGCGGATCACCCGCACCGGCTTCGAGGACGGGCTCTTCATCGCCTGGCGCACCAACGAGCCGGACTTCGTGCTCAACCAGCCGGAGTACGCCGACGCTTCGATCCTGGTGGCTGGCCCCGACTTCGGCACCGGCTCCTCCCGCGAGCACGCCAACTGGGCGCTGCTCGACGGCGGCTTCCGCGTCGTCATCAGCTCCCGGTTCGCCGACATCTTCCGCAACAACTCGACCAAGTCCGGGCTGCTGACGGTGGTGCTGCCGCAGGCCGACGTCGAGGCGCTGTGGACGGCGATCGAGGCCGACCCGGCCACGCCGGTGACGGTCGATCTGCAGGCCAAGCAGGTCACCTGGGGGTCGGCGCGAGCGGGTGCGGAGCGGGCGGTCCCGTTCGAGATCGACGACTACACCCGGTGGCGGCTGCTGGAGGGGCTCGACGACGTCGGCCTCACCGAGCGGCACCTCGACGACATCGAGAGCTACGAGGCGGCGCGCCCGGCCTGGCTCCCGACGGCGCTGCCCGCCCGCTGA
- the leuC gene encoding 3-isopropylmalate dehydratase large subunit encodes MPKTLAEKVYDAHVVRSTAGEPDLLYIDLHLVHEVTSPQAFDGLRAAGRTVRRPDLTMATEDHNVPTLDILSPIADPVSRAQVDALRRNAAEFGIRLAPMGDRDQGIVHVIGPQLGLTQPGMTIVCGDSHTSTHGAFGALAFGIGTSEVEHVLATQTLPQYRPKQMSVTVEGELAPGVSAKDIILAVIAQIGTNGAAGHVIEYCGSAIEGLSMEARMTICNMSIEAGAKAGLIAPDQTTVDFLQRRPHAPRGADWDAAVEHWRTLRTDDGAVFDREVTLDASTLTPFVTWGTNPGQGLPIDGVVPDPGQFDDDGERRAAEQALAYMGLTPGTPLREIEVDTVFLGSCTNGRIEDLRTAAAFLQGKKIDPGTRMLVVPGSVGVKLQAEAEGLDKVFTEAGAEWRGAGCSMCLGMNPDQLKPGERSASTSNRNFQGRQGKGGRTHLVSPSVAAATALTGRLTAPADLIGA; translated from the coding sequence GTGCCGAAGACCCTGGCCGAGAAGGTCTACGACGCCCACGTCGTGCGCAGCACCGCGGGCGAGCCCGACCTGCTCTACATCGACCTGCACCTCGTCCACGAGGTCACCAGCCCGCAGGCCTTCGACGGCCTCCGGGCCGCTGGGCGCACGGTCCGCCGCCCCGACCTCACCATGGCGACCGAGGACCACAACGTCCCGACGCTGGACATCCTCAGCCCCATCGCCGACCCGGTGAGCCGGGCGCAGGTCGACGCGCTGCGGCGCAACGCCGCCGAGTTCGGCATCCGGCTGGCCCCGATGGGCGACCGCGACCAGGGCATCGTCCACGTGATCGGCCCGCAGCTGGGACTGACCCAGCCGGGCATGACCATCGTCTGCGGCGACAGCCACACCTCCACCCACGGGGCCTTCGGGGCACTGGCGTTCGGCATCGGCACCAGCGAGGTCGAGCACGTGCTGGCCACCCAGACCCTTCCGCAGTACCGCCCGAAGCAGATGTCGGTCACCGTCGAGGGCGAGCTGGCTCCCGGCGTCTCGGCGAAGGACATCATCCTCGCCGTCATCGCCCAGATCGGTACCAACGGTGCGGCCGGGCACGTCATCGAGTACTGCGGCAGCGCCATCGAGGGTCTGTCGATGGAGGCCCGGATGACCATCTGCAACATGTCGATCGAGGCCGGCGCGAAGGCGGGGCTCATCGCTCCCGACCAGACCACCGTCGACTTCCTGCAGAGGCGCCCGCACGCCCCCCGGGGCGCGGACTGGGACGCCGCCGTCGAGCACTGGCGCACGTTGCGCACCGACGACGGCGCGGTGTTCGACCGCGAGGTGACCCTCGACGCCTCGACGCTGACCCCGTTCGTCACCTGGGGCACCAACCCGGGCCAGGGCCTGCCGATCGACGGCGTGGTGCCCGACCCGGGCCAGTTCGACGACGACGGCGAGCGGCGGGCCGCCGAGCAGGCGCTGGCCTACATGGGCCTGACCCCCGGCACCCCGCTGCGCGAGATCGAAGTCGACACCGTCTTCCTGGGCTCCTGCACCAACGGCCGGATCGAGGACCTGCGCACCGCCGCGGCGTTCCTGCAGGGCAAGAAGATCGACCCGGGCACGCGCATGCTCGTGGTCCCCGGCTCGGTGGGCGTGAAGCTGCAGGCCGAGGCGGAGGGCCTGGACAAGGTCTTCACCGAGGCCGGCGCCGAGTGGCGGGGTGCGGGGTGCTCGATGTGCCTGGGCATGAACCCCGACCAGCTCAAGCCCGGCGAGCGGTCGGCGTCGACCAGCAACCGCAACTTCCAGGGCCGCCAGGGCAAGGGCGGTCGCACCCACCTGGTGTCGCCGTCCGTGGCCGCCGCCACCGCGCTGACCGGCCGCCTCACCGCCCCCGCCGACCTGATCGGAGCCTGA
- a CDS encoding IclR family transcriptional regulator has product MGQPNPVAVLDKAVSILHAVAQEPATLAELVTRTGLPRATAHRLAVALEGHRLVRRTDAGSWAPGPALAELGRGTADVGEIASRHLATLRDATGESAQFYVRDGATRVCVAAAERTSGLRDTVPVGARLPMTAGSAAHALLAFMPADEVTRLLPSASFTARTLLDVRRRGWAHSVAEREAGVASLSAPVRDGTGSVLGAVSISGPVERLGRRPSPEIIGAVLDAAAAISRAAR; this is encoded by the coding sequence GTGGGACAGCCTAACCCGGTCGCGGTGCTGGACAAAGCAGTGTCGATCCTGCACGCCGTGGCGCAGGAGCCGGCGACCCTCGCCGAGCTGGTGACGCGCACCGGCCTGCCCCGGGCCACCGCCCACCGGCTCGCCGTCGCCCTGGAGGGTCACCGCCTCGTGCGGCGCACCGATGCCGGCAGCTGGGCCCCCGGCCCGGCGCTGGCAGAGCTGGGCCGCGGCACGGCCGACGTCGGGGAGATCGCGTCCCGCCACCTGGCCACCCTCCGCGACGCCACCGGCGAGAGCGCGCAATTCTACGTGCGCGACGGCGCCACCCGCGTGTGCGTCGCCGCGGCGGAGCGCACCAGCGGCCTGCGCGACACCGTCCCGGTCGGCGCGCGGCTGCCGATGACCGCGGGTTCCGCCGCACACGCCCTGCTGGCGTTCATGCCCGCCGACGAGGTGACCCGGCTGCTGCCCTCGGCGAGCTTCACCGCCCGCACGCTGCTGGACGTCCGCAGGCGCGGCTGGGCGCACAGCGTCGCCGAGCGGGAGGCCGGCGTGGCGTCGCTGTCGGCGCCGGTGCGCGACGGCACCGGCAGCGTCCTGGGCGCCGTCTCGATCTCCGGTCCGGTGGAGCGGCTGGGGAGGCGCCCCAGCCCGGAGATCATCGGCGCCGTGCTCGACGCCGCGGCAGCGATTTCCCGCGCCGCCCGCTGA
- the galK gene encoding galactokinase has product MTGDGDAAARAAAAFAERFGRQADGIWAAPGRVNVIGEHTDYNGGYVLPVALPHTTRAAMARRDDGLLVLASAQRPEQEAVVPVADLRPGWPGGWAAYPAGVVHALAGRVPGGLSVLVDGDVPSGAGLSSSAALSCSVALGVRDLLDLDLDADALIDLARRAENDFAGAPTGVLDQSASILCTAGHALFLDTRDGTREQVPLDLAAAGLALLVVDTGTTHDHTEGGYADRRRECEEAARRLGVALLREVDDVPALAPLADGSLEGDLLLRRARHVVTEDARVLEVVAALRGDADPRAIGPLLTAGHASLRDDFEVSVPLIDACVEAASAGGAHGARMVGGGFGGSVVALVDSGGVDTVRASVADRFAHEGHPAPRTFVVIPSPGARRLT; this is encoded by the coding sequence GTGACGGGAGACGGGGACGCCGCCGCACGGGCCGCCGCCGCGTTCGCCGAGCGCTTCGGGCGGCAGGCCGACGGGATCTGGGCGGCACCGGGCCGGGTGAACGTCATCGGCGAGCACACCGACTACAACGGCGGGTACGTGCTGCCCGTGGCGCTGCCGCACACCACCCGCGCGGCGATGGCGCGGCGCGACGACGGGCTCCTGGTGCTCGCCTCCGCACAGCGCCCGGAACAGGAGGCCGTGGTCCCCGTCGCCGACCTGCGCCCCGGCTGGCCGGGCGGCTGGGCGGCCTACCCCGCCGGGGTCGTGCACGCGCTGGCCGGGCGGGTCCCGGGCGGGCTCAGCGTCCTGGTCGACGGCGACGTGCCGTCCGGCGCGGGGCTGTCATCCTCCGCAGCCCTGTCCTGCTCGGTGGCGCTGGGCGTCCGCGACCTGCTCGACCTCGACCTGGACGCCGACGCGCTGATCGACCTCGCCCGCCGGGCGGAGAACGACTTCGCCGGTGCACCGACCGGCGTCCTCGACCAGTCGGCGTCGATCCTCTGCACGGCCGGCCACGCGCTCTTCCTCGACACCCGCGACGGCACTCGCGAGCAGGTGCCACTGGACCTCGCCGCGGCGGGCCTCGCCCTGCTCGTCGTCGATACGGGCACCACGCACGACCACACCGAGGGCGGCTACGCCGACCGGCGCCGGGAGTGCGAGGAGGCCGCCCGGCGGCTCGGGGTCGCGCTGCTGCGCGAGGTCGACGACGTCCCCGCGCTGGCTCCCCTGGCCGACGGCAGCCTCGAGGGCGACCTGCTGCTGCGGCGCGCCCGGCATGTGGTCACCGAGGACGCCCGCGTGCTCGAGGTCGTGGCCGCGCTGCGCGGCGACGCCGATCCGCGGGCGATCGGGCCGCTGCTCACCGCGGGCCACGCGTCGCTGCGTGACGACTTCGAGGTCTCCGTGCCGCTGATCGACGCCTGCGTGGAGGCCGCGTCGGCCGGCGGCGCCCACGGGGCCCGCATGGTCGGGGGCGGTTTCGGCGGCAGCGTCGTCGCCCTGGTCGACAGCGGGGGCGTCGACACCGTCCGGGCGTCGGTGGCCGACCGCTTCGCGCACGAGGGGCATCCCGCGCCGCGCACCTTCGTCGTCATCCCGTCCCCCGGCGCCCGCCGGCTGACCTGA
- the galT gene encoding galactose-1-phosphate uridylyltransferase, whose amino-acid sequence MIRTSRHLADGREILYFDDDRDPAPREAVDTRDLPAVVTRSQLRFDPLLAEWVVVAAHRQTRTFLPPADQCPLCPSRPGRPTEIPEGDYQVVVFENRFPSLATDVARDVAPAVRGNPLAELRPGFGRCEVVCFTSDHDRDFARLGAERARLVVDVWAERTAALSALPGVRQVFCFENHGEEIGVTLSHPHGQIYAYPFVPPRVEKMLASVRRHREETGGGLFADVVTAERSGSRVVAANEHWTAFVPAAARWPYEVQLFPTRRVPALPALTGAERNAFVEVYLDVLGRFAHLFDTPMPYIASWNQAPVTDGRDDWWLHLQLFSLRRAPGLLKYLAGSESGMGAFITDTNPEDVAEQLRAVVLP is encoded by the coding sequence GTGATCCGCACCAGCCGTCATCTGGCCGACGGCCGGGAGATCCTCTACTTCGACGACGACCGGGACCCGGCTCCGCGGGAGGCGGTCGACACCCGTGACCTCCCCGCCGTGGTCACCCGCTCCCAGCTGAGGTTCGACCCCCTGCTGGCCGAGTGGGTCGTCGTCGCCGCCCACCGGCAGACCCGCACCTTCCTGCCCCCGGCCGACCAGTGCCCGCTCTGCCCCTCCCGGCCGGGCCGGCCGACCGAGATCCCCGAGGGCGACTACCAGGTGGTCGTCTTCGAGAACCGGTTCCCGTCCCTGGCGACCGACGTCGCGCGCGACGTCGCCCCCGCGGTGCGGGGCAACCCGCTGGCGGAGCTGCGGCCCGGCTTCGGCCGCTGCGAGGTCGTCTGCTTCACCAGCGACCACGACCGCGACTTCGCCCGGCTGGGGGCGGAGCGTGCGCGGCTGGTGGTCGATGTCTGGGCCGAGCGCACCGCGGCGCTCTCCGCGCTCCCGGGCGTCCGGCAGGTGTTCTGCTTCGAGAACCACGGCGAGGAGATCGGCGTGACGCTCTCCCACCCGCACGGCCAGATCTACGCATACCCGTTCGTCCCGCCGCGCGTCGAGAAGATGCTGGCCTCCGTGCGCCGGCACCGGGAGGAGACCGGGGGCGGCCTCTTCGCCGACGTGGTCACCGCCGAGCGGTCCGGTTCGCGGGTGGTCGCGGCCAATGAGCACTGGACGGCGTTCGTGCCCGCGGCCGCCCGGTGGCCCTACGAGGTGCAGCTGTTCCCCACCCGCAGGGTCCCCGCCCTGCCCGCCCTCACCGGGGCCGAGCGGAACGCCTTCGTAGAGGTGTACCTCGACGTCCTGGGCCGGTTCGCGCACCTCTTCGACACCCCGATGCCCTACATCGCCTCCTGGAACCAGGCGCCGGTGACCGACGGGCGGGACGACTGGTGGCTGCACCTGCAGTTGTTCTCGCTGCGCCGCGCGCCGGGCCTGCTCAAGTACCTGGCCGGCTCCGAGTCGGGCATGGGCGCGTTTATCACCGACACGAACCCCGAGGACGTCGCCGAGCAGCTGCGCGCGGTGGTCCTCCCGTGA
- a CDS encoding CPBP family intramembrane glutamic endopeptidase, protein MPPDAPPHDEPQPYLHVMRTRDWAWWRPLLGLLLLGVVFLVGSAVLAVVGILTGVSPDLALLQLTDPGTLLVTNLTLIVAIPVVWLAWAVAHGMRTGWSSSVLARIRWRLLPRLTLLALATLGVAIVLSVLLAFTVGDADVEGPVRSWGWLLVVVLLTTPLQSAAEEYLFRGYLSQAIAGWIRSPHAGAVGAALVTATLFSLAHLPPDLLTFLDRFLFALAASAVVWLTGGLEAAIVLHAVNNVVLFVLAALLGEGVATAAVPPGLAAVSVALGLAAFGGYVALVARWRRRADLETRTPALDLRIPPVAGPAPVR, encoded by the coding sequence GTGCCCCCGGATGCGCCGCCGCACGACGAGCCGCAGCCCTACCTGCACGTCATGCGCACCCGCGACTGGGCGTGGTGGCGGCCACTGCTGGGTCTGCTGCTCCTCGGGGTCGTGTTCCTGGTGGGCAGCGCGGTGCTCGCCGTGGTCGGCATCCTCACCGGCGTCAGCCCCGACCTGGCCCTGCTCCAGCTCACCGATCCGGGCACGCTGCTGGTCACCAATCTCACCCTGATCGTGGCGATCCCGGTCGTCTGGCTGGCGTGGGCCGTGGCCCACGGCATGCGCACGGGGTGGTCGTCGTCGGTGCTCGCGCGGATCCGCTGGCGGCTGCTGCCCCGCCTGACGCTGCTCGCCCTCGCCACGCTCGGCGTCGCCATCGTCCTGTCGGTGCTGCTGGCCTTCACCGTGGGCGACGCCGACGTCGAGGGGCCGGTGCGCTCGTGGGGGTGGCTGCTCGTCGTGGTCCTGCTCACCACGCCGCTGCAGTCCGCGGCCGAGGAGTACCTGTTCCGCGGCTACCTCAGCCAGGCGATCGCCGGTTGGATCCGCAGCCCGCACGCCGGTGCCGTGGGAGCCGCCCTGGTCACCGCGACGCTGTTCTCGCTCGCCCACCTGCCGCCGGACCTGCTCACGTTCCTCGACCGCTTCCTGTTCGCCCTGGCGGCCTCGGCGGTGGTGTGGCTGACCGGCGGGCTGGAGGCGGCGATCGTGCTGCACGCGGTGAACAACGTGGTGCTGTTCGTGCTGGCAGCGCTGCTGGGGGAGGGGGTGGCCACGGCGGCCGTGCCTCCCGGGCTGGCGGCCGTCTCGGTGGCGCTGGGCCTGGCCGCCTTCGGTGGCTACGTCGCGCTCGTCGCCCGGTGGCGGCGGCGGGCCGACCTGGAGACTCGCACCCCCGCGCTGGACCTCCGGATCCCGCCCGTGGCGGGCCCCGCCCCGGTGCGCTGA
- the gltX gene encoding glutamate--tRNA ligase: MTQPTTVRTRFCPSPTGMVHVGLMRTALFNWAHARHSGGTFVLRIEDTDAARDSEESYRHLLDCLRWLGLEWDEGPEVGGPNGPYRQSERHDVYREVAAKLLEAGHAYESFSTNEEVDARRRAAGQDPKLGYDNHDRFLTDAQKSAFRDEGRQPVLRLRMPDEDLVWDDLVRGEVRFAAGSVPDFVLVRGNGAPLYPFVNPVDDALMGITDVLRGEDLLPSTPRQLALYGALADVGVASGTPRFGHLPYVTGEGNKKLSKRDPQSNLDVYRERGFLPEGFANYLALLGWSIAEDRDIFSTAELVEAFDVSRVSANPARFDLKKAEAINATHLRALPVEEFTARVIPYLAGAGLVSEPPTAEQDAVLRAIAPMAQERMIVLSEAVGLLGFLFVDEVTIEPAAAEKQLAGEPAVEVLDAATTALGALPEWTTPAIEQALKDALVEGLGRKPRQAFGPVRVAVSGRTVSPPLYESMELLGRERTLDRLAAARAVAATAG; encoded by the coding sequence GTGACGCAGCCGACGACGGTCCGCACGCGCTTCTGCCCGTCACCGACGGGCATGGTGCACGTCGGCCTGATGCGCACGGCTCTGTTCAACTGGGCGCACGCCCGGCACTCCGGCGGCACGTTCGTCCTCCGCATCGAGGACACCGACGCCGCCCGCGACTCCGAGGAGTCCTATCGCCACCTGCTCGACTGCCTGCGGTGGCTCGGGCTCGAGTGGGACGAGGGCCCCGAGGTGGGTGGCCCGAACGGCCCGTACCGCCAGTCGGAGCGACACGACGTCTACCGCGAGGTGGCGGCGAAGCTGCTCGAGGCGGGGCACGCCTACGAGTCCTTCTCGACCAACGAGGAGGTCGACGCCCGGCGGCGGGCGGCGGGCCAGGACCCGAAGCTCGGCTACGACAACCACGACCGGTTCCTCACCGACGCCCAGAAGTCCGCCTTCCGGGACGAGGGGCGGCAGCCGGTGCTCCGGCTGCGGATGCCGGACGAGGACCTGGTGTGGGACGACCTCGTCCGGGGGGAGGTGCGCTTCGCCGCCGGGTCGGTGCCCGACTTCGTGCTCGTCCGCGGCAACGGGGCTCCGCTCTACCCGTTCGTCAACCCGGTCGACGACGCGCTGATGGGCATCACCGACGTCCTGCGCGGTGAGGACCTGCTGCCCTCCACGCCGCGGCAGCTGGCCCTCTACGGGGCGCTGGCCGACGTCGGCGTCGCCTCGGGCACTCCCCGGTTCGGCCACCTGCCGTACGTGACGGGCGAGGGCAACAAGAAGCTCTCCAAGCGCGATCCGCAGTCCAACCTCGACGTGTACCGCGAGCGCGGCTTCCTGCCCGAGGGCTTCGCCAACTACCTGGCGCTGCTGGGCTGGTCGATCGCCGAGGACCGGGACATCTTCTCCACCGCGGAGCTGGTCGAGGCCTTCGACGTCTCCCGGGTCAGTGCCAACCCGGCGCGCTTCGACCTGAAGAAGGCCGAGGCGATCAACGCCACGCACCTGCGCGCCCTCCCGGTGGAGGAGTTCACCGCCCGCGTGATCCCCTACCTCGCCGGGGCAGGCCTGGTGAGCGAGCCGCCCACCGCCGAGCAGGACGCCGTGCTGCGGGCCATCGCGCCGATGGCGCAGGAACGCATGATCGTGCTGTCGGAGGCGGTCGGGCTGCTGGGCTTCCTCTTCGTCGACGAGGTGACCATCGAGCCGGCGGCGGCCGAGAAGCAGCTGGCCGGGGAACCGGCGGTCGAGGTGCTGGACGCTGCGACCACGGCGCTGGGTGCACTGCCGGAGTGGACCACCCCGGCCATCGAGCAGGCGCTGAAGGACGCGCTGGTCGAGGGGCTCGGCCGCAAGCCGCGGCAGGCCTTCGGCCCGGTCCGGGTCGCGGTCAGCGGGCGCACGGTGTCCCCGCCGCTGTACGAGTCGATGGAGCTGCTCGGCCGCGAACGGACGCTCGACCGGCTCGCCGCGGCCCGCGCGGTCGCCGCCACCGCGGGATGA